In a genomic window of Bradyrhizobium ontarionense:
- a CDS encoding NAD(P)-dependent oxidoreductase: MIPTIAVIAPGAMGSAIAARLAEHGCKVLTSLDGRSATTRKRAAASGMVSAGDAEIANADIILSIVPPGEAVALAEHLATLINRSAKKPVIVDCNAVNVETIRTIADVVLSSGAHFVDAAIIGLPPKPGTTGPAFYVSGEAAADVTVLGELGLDLRRIDGPIGAASALKMSYAGINKGLTGLGAAMVLAAVSAGAADALRDELALSAPHIHARLGNALPDMLPKAYRWVAEMREIAGFLGDDHPAALIYEGFARLFEHIAADVEGAGTDAAQLVAFAESCKAKK, from the coding sequence ATGATCCCCACCATCGCCGTCATCGCGCCCGGTGCCATGGGCAGCGCAATCGCCGCTCGTCTTGCCGAACATGGCTGCAAGGTGCTCACCTCGCTCGACGGACGGAGCGCGACGACGCGGAAGAGGGCGGCCGCTTCCGGCATGGTCAGCGCCGGCGACGCCGAGATCGCCAATGCCGACATCATCCTGTCGATCGTGCCGCCCGGCGAGGCCGTGGCGCTGGCCGAGCATTTGGCCACGCTGATCAACCGCAGTGCCAAGAAGCCGGTCATCGTCGACTGCAATGCCGTCAACGTCGAGACCATCCGGACGATCGCGGACGTCGTGCTGTCGTCCGGCGCCCACTTCGTCGACGCCGCCATCATCGGCCTGCCGCCGAAGCCCGGTACGACGGGCCCGGCGTTCTATGTCAGCGGCGAGGCGGCGGCCGACGTCACCGTGCTGGGTGAGCTCGGGCTCGATCTGCGCCGGATCGACGGGCCGATCGGCGCGGCCTCGGCGCTGAAGATGTCCTATGCCGGGATCAACAAGGGCCTGACGGGGCTCGGCGCCGCGATGGTGCTCGCGGCTGTCAGCGCCGGCGCCGCGGACGCGCTGCGCGACGAACTGGCGTTGAGCGCGCCGCATATCCACGCGCGGCTTGGCAATGCGCTGCCGGACATGCTGCCGAAGGCCTATCGCTGGGTCGCCGAGATGCGCGAGATCGCCGGCTTCCTGGGGGACGATCATCCGGCCGCGCTGATCTATGAAGGTTTCGCGCGGCTGTTCGAGCACATCGCGGCCGACGTAGAGGGCGCGGGCACAGATGCGGCGCAGCTCGTGGCGTTTGCCGAGAGCTGCAAGGCGAAGAAGTAG
- the recG gene encoding ATP-dependent DNA helicase RecG: MRPAVLNPLFAPVTTLSGVGPKQDKLLRYLLSCSDTPRLVDLLLHLPASVIDRRHRPKVREAAAGTMVTLEVTVDRHRPSRNARAPYLVYASDETGDVVLTFFRPKGDYIEKILPVGAKRYVSGTVQMYDGIPQIVHPHPILDEAAFAKLSGIDPVYPLTEGLALGSLRRAIALALTKLPDLPEWISPEVLSRCGFPPLKEALTRVHVPQELTDILPENPFWSRLAFDELLAGQLALALVRAQLRRPAGNRHAGDGHLRHRIIDALPYALTNSQAQAMVAIAEDLEKPVRMLRLLQGDVGSGKTVVALLAAAAVAEAGKQAALMAPTEILARQHAKTIAPLAERAGMRVAILTGREKGKERRDILARLEAGEIDILIGTHALIQDDVVFKSLALAIVDEQHRFGVRERLALTSKGEAVDVLVLSATPIPRTLVLTYFGDMDISELREKPAGRQPIDTRAVADTRLGEVIDAVGRALDGGKLVYWICPLVEESEAEGTDHLTNATDRFESLRERFGDKVGLVHGKMKGSEKDDVMGRFAAHELRLLVATTVVEVGVDVPAASIMVIENAERFGLAQLHQLRGRIGRGSEASTCILLYHEPLGQMSKARLAVIRETTDGFRIAEEDLKLRGEGDVLGIRQSGLPGYRIARPEVHAQLITQARDEALRILKEDPKLKGPRSDALRCLLYLYERDEAIPLLTAG, from the coding sequence ATGCGCCCTGCCGTCCTAAATCCGCTGTTCGCGCCGGTCACGACCCTGTCGGGGGTCGGGCCGAAGCAGGACAAGCTGCTGCGCTACCTGCTCAGCTGCAGCGACACGCCGCGCCTGGTCGACCTGCTCTTGCATCTGCCGGCCAGCGTGATCGACCGCCGCCACCGGCCCAAGGTGCGCGAGGCCGCGGCCGGGACCATGGTGACGCTGGAGGTCACGGTCGACCGACACCGTCCGTCGCGGAACGCGCGCGCCCCCTATCTGGTTTATGCCAGCGACGAGACCGGCGACGTCGTGCTGACGTTCTTCCGGCCCAAGGGCGACTACATCGAGAAGATCCTTCCCGTCGGCGCCAAGCGCTACGTCTCCGGCACCGTCCAGATGTATGACGGCATCCCGCAGATCGTTCATCCCCACCCGATCCTGGACGAAGCCGCCTTTGCCAAGCTGTCAGGAATCGACCCGGTCTATCCGTTGACCGAAGGCCTCGCGCTCGGCTCGCTGCGCCGCGCGATCGCTCTGGCGCTGACCAAGCTGCCGGACCTGCCGGAATGGATCAGCCCCGAGGTGCTCAGCCGCTGCGGCTTCCCGCCGCTGAAGGAGGCGCTGACGCGGGTGCATGTCCCGCAGGAACTGACGGACATCCTCCCGGAGAACCCGTTCTGGTCGCGACTCGCCTTCGACGAGCTGCTCGCCGGCCAATTGGCGCTGGCGCTGGTGCGGGCGCAATTGCGCCGCCCCGCCGGCAACCGCCATGCCGGCGACGGCCACCTGCGCCACCGGATCATCGACGCCCTGCCTTACGCGCTGACGAACTCGCAGGCCCAAGCCATGGTCGCGATCGCCGAGGACCTGGAGAAGCCGGTGCGCATGCTGCGGCTGCTGCAGGGCGATGTCGGCTCGGGCAAGACGGTGGTGGCGCTGCTGGCGGCTGCTGCCGTCGCCGAGGCCGGCAAGCAGGCCGCGCTGATGGCGCCGACCGAGATCCTGGCGCGCCAGCATGCCAAGACCATCGCGCCGCTGGCCGAGCGCGCCGGGATGCGGGTCGCCATCCTGACCGGCCGCGAGAAGGGCAAGGAGCGCCGCGACATCCTCGCCCGTCTCGAGGCCGGCGAGATCGACATCCTCATCGGCACCCACGCGCTGATCCAGGACGACGTCGTGTTCAAATCGCTGGCGCTTGCCATCGTCGACGAGCAGCATCGCTTCGGCGTCCGCGAGCGGCTGGCACTGACCTCCAAGGGCGAGGCCGTCGACGTGCTGGTGCTGTCGGCGACGCCGATCCCGCGCACCTTGGTGCTGACCTATTTCGGCGACATGGACATTTCCGAGCTGCGCGAGAAGCCGGCCGGCCGGCAGCCGATCGACACCCGCGCGGTGGCCGACACCCGGCTCGGCGAGGTCATCGACGCCGTCGGCCGCGCGCTCGATGGCGGCAAGCTCGTCTACTGGATCTGCCCGCTGGTCGAGGAATCCGAGGCCGAGGGCACCGATCACCTGACCAACGCGACCGACCGCTTCGAGAGCCTGCGCGAGCGCTTCGGCGACAAGGTCGGCCTCGTCCACGGCAAGATGAAGGGCAGCGAGAAGGACGACGTCATGGGCCGGTTCGCGGCCCATGAGCTCCGCCTGCTGGTCGCGACCACCGTGGTCGAGGTCGGCGTCGACGTGCCGGCGGCCAGCATCATGGTGATCGAGAATGCCGAGCGCTTCGGCCTCGCCCAGCTGCACCAGCTGCGCGGCCGCATCGGCCGCGGCTCGGAGGCCTCGACCTGCATCCTGCTCTATCACGAGCCGCTCGGACAGATGTCGAAGGCGCGGCTCGCCGTCATCCGCGAGACCACCGACGGCTTCCGCATCGCCGAGGAGGATCTCAAGCTGCGCGGCGAAGGCGATGTGCTCGGCATCCGCCAGAGCGGCCTGCCCGGCTATCGCATCGCCCGTCCCGAGGTGCATGCCCAGCTGATCACCCAGGCGCGCGACGAGGCGCTGCGCATCCTGAAGGAGGATCCGAAGCTCAAGGGCCCGCGCAGCGACGCGCTGCGCTGCCTGCTCTATCTCTACGAACGCGACGAGGCGATTCCGCTGCTGACGGCGGGATGA